A region from the Rosa rugosa chromosome 6, drRosRugo1.1, whole genome shotgun sequence genome encodes:
- the LOC133715791 gene encoding phenolic glucoside malonyltransferase 2-like, with protein MANSNSVKVVEVCKVAPLPSSPDSITSEQYPLTLFDLLWLRFLPVEPVYFYEIPPTSNPHIFYDSILPKLKASLSLTLQHFLPLAGNLTWPQHSPKPILSYVHGDSVSLTVAESNADNFPHLSSNDFVEAKDYHPLIPLLEVADERAAAMAIQITLFRNRGFSIGTTMHHAVLDGKNSCSFFKAWAHICKQETGIGSSSSSISLPDNLNPFHDRMAIHDPKGLGELYSNEYLNQGGPNNRSVTHSRPPKALPQDLVRGTFDFTRANIQTLREHVVKTTRVADLSSLHLSTFSLGCAYTWICLVKAEEIKGEKTAMIFGVDARSRLDPPVPDTYFGNCVVGRVAVAETKGLSGEDGLVVAVKAITEALRSLDDGVFNGAELWVSKFLDFSLYDKVYSIAGSQRFEVYGTDYGWGRPRKIELVSIDKTDAVSLMDSKNGGGAVEVGLALKKPQMEVFASLFAKGF; from the coding sequence ATGGCAAATTCAAACTCAGTGAAAGTAGTTGAGGTTTGTAAGGTGGCTCCGCTTCCAAGCTCACCGGACTCAATCACATCAGAACAGTACCCTTTAACCTTATTTGATCTACTCTGGTTAAGGTTTTTACCTGTTGAACCCGtttatttctatgaaataccTCCCACCTCTAACCCCCATATCTTCTATGATTCCATACTTCCCAAACTAAaagcctccctctctcttacCCTCCAACACTTTCTCCCTCTCGCCGGAAACCTAACTTGGCCCCAACACTCCCCCAAACCCATTCTCAGCTACGTCCATGGCGACTCAGTTTCACTTACAGTAGCCGAATCCAATGCCGATAATTTTCCCCACCTTTCGAGTAATGACTTTGTTGAAGCCAAGGACTACCATCCTCTTATTCCCCTACTGGAAGTTGCTGATGAACGAGCCGCGGCCATGGCAATACAAATCACTCTGTTCCGAAACCGTGGCTTTTCCATTGGAACGACGATGCACCATGCCGTCCTGGACGGCAAAAACTCATGCTCGTTTTTCAAAGCATGGGCTCACATATGCAAACAAGAAACTGGAATCggatcatcatcttcttctattTCACTACCGGATAACCTCAACCCATTTCACGACCGAATGGCCATCCACGACCCAAAGGGGCTCGGAGAACTCTACTCGAATGAGTACCTCAACCAGGGAGGACCGAACAACAGGAGTGTGACGCATAGCCGCCCACCTAAAGCTCTTCCCCAAGACCTAGTTCGAGGGACCTTCGATTTCACACGAGCAAATATTCAAACTCTTAGAGAGCATGTTGTGAAGACAACAAGGGTTGCTGATTTATCATCACTTCATTTGTCCACTTTTTCTCTAGGGTGTGCTTACACATGGATTTGCTTAGTCAAGGCCGAAGAAATAAAGGGAGAGAAGACGGCTATGATCTTCGGCGTGGACGCAAGGTCTCGCTTGGACCCTCCTGTACCGGACACCTATTTTGGAAACTGCGTAGTGGGCCGTGTAGCAGTGGCAGAAACGAAAGGCCTAAGCGGTGAAGATGGGTTGGTCGTGGCCGTAAAGGCAATCACTGAGGCTTTGAGGAGTTTGGACGACGGGGTTTTCAATGGGGCTGAGCTTTGGGTTTCAAAATTTCTCGACTTTTCTCTGTATGATAAGGTATATTCGATTGCGGGTTCACAGCGGTTTGAGGTTTACGGTACTGATTATGGATGGGGAAGACCAAGGAAGATCGAGCTCGTTTCGATAGATAAGACTGATGCGGTTTCTCTTATGGATAGCAAGAATGGTGGTGGAGCTGTTGAGGTTGGGTTGGCTTTGAAGAAACCACAAATGGAGGTTTTTGCATCTCTATTTGCCAAAGGTTTCTGA
- the LOC133717699 gene encoding phenolic glucoside malonyltransferase 2-like, translating into MANLSVKKVEVCRVAPKPGSPENQSLPLTFFDLLWLRFQPVERLYFYQTSSTDSVLSKLKTSLSLTLQHFLPLAGNLTWPQDSLKPVLSYVQGDAVSLTVAESDVDFDHLINSIFLAAQDFSPLVPQLDVTDERAAAMALQITVYPNRGFSIGTTMHHAILDGKTWTSFVKAWAHICKYEEAQALPSSLVPFYDRRVVKDPAGFAELYSSQHQNKGSRTDNRSLSIASISKDRKAPDQEDSIRGIFEFTRAFIQTLRGHVTSKMASDSSLHLSTFSLVSAYTWVCMVKAEEIKGEKTALIIGADSRSRLDPPIPATYFGNCIVGRVAVAETKGLLGEDGLVVAVSAITEAVRSLEKGLLDGAENWVSKFLDFSLYGRTYSIAGSHRFEVYDTDFGWGRPKRVDVISIDKTGAISLSDSKNGVGGVEVGLVLKKQYAEAFDALFAGLVH; encoded by the coding sequence ATGGCAAATTTATCAGTGAAGAAAGTTGAGGTCTGCAGGGTGGCACCAAAACCAGGTTCACCAGAGAACCAGTCACTTCCTCTAACATTCTTCGACTTATTGTGGCTCCGTTTTCAACCCGTAGAACGCCTCTACTTTTACCAAACCTCTTCCACCGATTCTGTACTTTCCAAACTCAAAACCTCCCTATCTCTCACTCTCCAACACTTCCTACCTCTCGCCGGAAACCTCACTTGGCCCCAAGACTCCCTCAAACCCGTTCTAAGCTACGTTCAAGGTGACGCCGTTTCACTCACCGTAGCTGAGTCCGATGTAGATTTCGACCACCTCATTAACAGTATCTTTCTTGCAGCCCAAGATTTCAGTCCTCTTGTTCCTCAGTTGGATGTGACTGATGAGCGAGCCGCGGCGATGGCATTGCAAATCACTGTCTATCCCAACCGCGGATTCTCCATCGGAACGACCATGCACCACGCAATCCTTGACGGCAAAACTTGGACCTCGTTTGTCAAAGCATGGGCTCATATATGCAAATATGAAGAAGCACAGGCACTGCCTTCGTCTTTGGTACCCTTCTACGACAGAAGGGTCGTCAAGGACCCGGCCGGGTTCGCAGAACTCTACTCCAGCCAACACCAAAACAAGGGCAGCCGGACCGACAACAGAAGCTTAAGCATTGCCTCCATCAGTAAAGATCGCAAGGCCCCAGATCAGGAAGACTCGATTCGTGGCATATTCGAGTTCACTCGCGCATTTATACAAACCCTTAGAGGGCATGTCACATCTAAAATGGCTTCTGATTCATCGCTCCATTTGTCAACTTTTTCTCTAGTCTCTGCCTACACATGGGTTTGTATGGTGAAGGCCGAAGAAATCAAAGGGGAGAAGACGGCTCTCATCATCGGGGCGGACTCCAGGTCCCGGTTGGACCCTCCAATACCTGCAACGTATTTTGGTAACTGCATAGTGGGTCGTGTAGCAGTTGCGGAAACAAAAGGGCTATTGGGTGAAGATGGACTGGTTGTAGCTGTGAGTGCAATTACAGAAGCTGTAAGAAGCTTGGAGAAAGGGCTTTTGGATGGGGCAGAGAATTGGGTTTCGAAATTTCTGGATTTTTCGCTGTATGGTAGGACATATTCGATTGCAGGGTCACATAGGTTTGAGGTTTATGATACCGACTTTGGATGGGGAAGGCCTAAAAGGGTTGACGTCATCTCCATTGATAAGACGGGAGCCATTTCTCTTTCGGATAGTAAGAATGGTGTTGGAGGTGTTGAGGTTGGATTGGTTTTGAAGAAACAGTATGCTGAGGCTTTTGATGCTCTGTTTGCTGGCCTAGTGCATTAG